TAAGCGGTGTATTTAGTGAGTAAAGAGATAAATACAGAAGTGTTATGGCAAAAAAAGAACAACACAAATGTCGATCCACTTTTGAATCAGAAATCACTTAGAATGGTTAAGCCCATGTTTTTTCAGCTTTCGCACAACTGAAGGCTGACTTATATTTAAATATTCAGCCATCTCTCGTGTAGTTCCGCATGTTTTCTTAGCTTCAATAAGAATATCGCGCTCCAATCTATCAAGCGCTTCCTGAAGGGATGCTCCGCGTTCAAAGCTAACTTCGCTATCCTCAGCACCATTCAAACTCTGCTCAAGATAGTTATCCAGCAACTGCTCTTCAGCAACTGCAACACCTTTTTTGATGAGACTGTCCAGCTCACGAATATTACCGGGAAATGAATAATTTTGGAGAGTTCTTAAACTTTTAGGAGAAAAGGTTTTAAATTTACCGTATCTATCATTGTATTTTTTTAGAAACGCAGTTGCCAAAGCAAAAATATCTTCCACTCTTTCGCGCAGTGGAGGCATGGTCAGGGTAAATACATTTAATCGATAAAAAAGATCCTTACGGAATTTCTTCTTAGCCACCTGCTCTTCAAGATTTTTATTGGTAGCAGCAATGATGACACAATTAATTTTTTTTGGAATAGATCCACCTAGCGGAGTAAATTCTTTCTCATCTATACACTTAAGCAATTTAGCTTGAACCGATGGAGGCATTTCGCCAACTTCATCAAGAAAAAAAGTTCCCCCGTCAGCAAGAGCCATAAGTCCAGCTTTTCCAGTCTCTCTAGCTCCTGTAAAAGCTCCTTTCTCATAGCCGAAAAGTTCAGCTTCAAAGAGCTGTTCTGGAACGGCAGCACAGTTGATGGCCAAAAAAGGGCCAGAAGATCTAGGACTCTGCTGATGCAGAAGTTTAGCCATTAAAGATTTACCTGTACCGGATTCTCCAAGCAATAAAATCCCAGAAACCTCTAACTGGGATAATTTAAGGGCGCTACCGAGCAAACGCCGTATGGATTTACTTTCAGCAATGAAAGCTCCTTTCCCAAGTTCCATCATATTAAGACTGGTTATTTCTTTACGGGCTTTTTCAGTAATTTCTCTAGCTGTCTTCAAGTGTTCCCGCAGGTCAAGCAGTTCAGTCACATCTCTTTCGTTTACGACCACCATGGACAACTCGCCTTTCTTATCAAAAACGGGTGTCCCAGTACAAAGCAACTGTCGTCCTGTTTTGACAATATTCTGCAGCATACTGACCTGATGTTTCTTCTCTAAGACCTCTTTGGAAACAGAAACATCGACCAATCCCTGCTTGAGAATCACATCTATACGTTTCCCAACAACTTTTCCCGCCTTAACTCCATTAAGATTTTCAGAAGCTTTATTAATGTTGCTAACTATACCTTCACCACTGGTGACCCATATACCGTCACTTGAAGAGTCAAAAATGGCTTGCAGAGTAATTGCCATTTCCTGAAAAGAACTGAGTTCCACAGCCAGTTCTTCAAAACGGGATGGCTTTTGAAGACTAATTACAGCTCCTTCAAGCACGTCGTCCACAATCAAAGGGGTTATTTCAAAAAAGAGCTCTGCTCCTTTTTTTACAATTCTGCCAACTCCGTTTTTAAAATCCTCTGAGGCCAACCCCTGTTTTACAAAAGGAGTTGCAATCGGAAGTATAAACTTAGAATCAATACCTATAACGGCAGCTCTGTCATGCCGCTTAAGAAAATCCATAGCTACGTTATTCATATTGGTTACAATACAATTATTATCAACAACTACGATAGCATAACTTACACAATTCATCACTTGCTGGATCATCTCATACTGCATGGCATCACTCTGGAGGTATTTATTATTCTTTAAATTACGAGCAGTCTCCTTGATAGCTTATTCGTTTGCAATAGTTTTTTTACCAAAATCAAGACATTAATGTCATTTTTATAATTTTTTGATGAATATTATTCGTACAAAATTACAAGTAAGCATTTTTTACACTAAAGTAAGTATATAATTTTCTTATGGGAAAATTGCTGACTCATAAAACGCCAGCGATGGTTCGGAGATACGGCCATTTATATGATGCTACGATGCAATCCACCTAAAATAGTTCCGGTAGCATCAAGCTATCCGAAAGTGTTAGCAGCACTTGCAGACTGATAAAAACTGGTGGAGGTATGGTTATCGTAGTTCATCTGAGTAGGAGCTGTTTTCTGGTTGTCAGCGTAGACTGGATAGGCCGGAGTGGTCT
This genomic interval from Desulfovibrio sp. UCD-KL4C contains the following:
- a CDS encoding sigma 54-interacting transcriptional regulator codes for the protein MQYEMIQQVMNCVSYAIVVVDNNCIVTNMNNVAMDFLKRHDRAAVIGIDSKFILPIATPFVKQGLASEDFKNGVGRIVKKGAELFFEITPLIVDDVLEGAVISLQKPSRFEELAVELSSFQEMAITLQAIFDSSSDGIWVTSGEGIVSNINKASENLNGVKAGKVVGKRIDVILKQGLVDVSVSKEVLEKKHQVSMLQNIVKTGRQLLCTGTPVFDKKGELSMVVVNERDVTELLDLREHLKTAREITEKARKEITSLNMMELGKGAFIAESKSIRRLLGSALKLSQLEVSGILLLGESGTGKSLMAKLLHQQSPRSSGPFLAINCAAVPEQLFEAELFGYEKGAFTGARETGKAGLMALADGGTFFLDEVGEMPPSVQAKLLKCIDEKEFTPLGGSIPKKINCVIIAATNKNLEEQVAKKKFRKDLFYRLNVFTLTMPPLRERVEDIFALATAFLKKYNDRYGKFKTFSPKSLRTLQNYSFPGNIRELDSLIKKGVAVAEEQLLDNYLEQSLNGAEDSEVSFERGASLQEALDRLERDILIEAKKTCGTTREMAEYLNISQPSVVRKLKKHGLNHSK